The Vigna unguiculata cultivar IT97K-499-35 chromosome 6, ASM411807v1, whole genome shotgun sequence genome contains a region encoding:
- the LOC114188885 gene encoding protein WVD2-like 1 isoform X2 — MGREVTGLQVMDKKPNGSVAASNGSLSDRMRVSPKIAAMVQAMDHDIKESTEANPFGKHHERKDVSSGKSPKLNVVLPEEKKSEKPEIQKVDDNKELSSPVVDKELPSPSAPPSAPQPSDQVTEKHVTHAPAADTEAAATGLSLSPIANNIPSPNSSKNSQPSSPFSPRKSLHYDDKKHLDDEDNWSVTSSVASARNAKCKVTVGSAPNFRCSDRAEKRREFYMKLEEKHRALEEEKSQYEARKKEEDDAAIKQLRKNLVIKAKPVPSFYYDGPPPRTELKKLPLTRPKSPKLSRRKSCGDAANVSTTTTQICTVGRRSVDMNTKHHSPAPRTKDTVTARKSNGSFKSKERPKLDKETAPKITEQTNADISVQS; from the exons ATGGGAAGGGAAGTTACTGGCTTACAGGTTATGGACAAGAAGCCGAATGGTTCCGTAGCAGCTTCAAATGGTAGTTTAAGTGATAGAATGCGTGTTTCTCCCAAAATTGCAGCAATGGTTCAAGCAATGGATCATGATATAAAGGAATCTACGGAAGCTAATCCTTTCGGGAAACATCACGAGAGGAAAGATGTTTCAAGTGGCAAAAGCCCAAAATTAAATGTTGTCTTGCCAGAAGAGAAGAAGAGTGAGAAACCTGAAATACAGAAGGTGGATGATAATAAAGAGTTGAGTTCTCCTGTTGTGGATAAAGAGCTTCCAAGCCCCTCTGCTCCCCCCTCTGCTCCACAACCCTCTGATCAGGTAACTGAAAAGCATGTCACTCATGCACCTGCTGCCGATACTGAAGCTGCTGCAACTGGTCTGAGCTTGTCTCCTATAGCTAACAACATTCCTTCCCCTAATTCCTCTAAGAATTCACAG CCAAGCTCACCTTTTTCACCAAGGAAGTCCTTGCATTATGATGATAAGAAGCACCTCGATGATGAAGATAATTGGTCTGTTACCTCCTC CGTTGCATCTGCACGCAATGCCAAATGTAAGGTAACTGTTGGTTCAGCTCCTAACTTTAGATGCTCGGACCGTGCAGAGAAACGGAGAGAG TTTTATATGAAGTTAGAGGAGAAGCATCGAgctcttgaagaagaaaaaagccAGTATGAGGCAAGGAAAAAG GAAGAGGATGATGCTGCCATTAAACAGTTGAGAAAGAACCTAGTCATTAAGGCAAAACCAGTACCAAGCTTCTACTATGATGGGCCACCCCCCAGGACTGAACTCAAGAAG CTTCCACTGACCCGCCCCAAGTCACCAAAACTGTCCCGGAGAAAGAGCTGTGGTGATGCTGCCAATGTATCTACTACTACTACACAAATTTGTACTGTAGGACGACGCAGTGTCGACATGAACACGAAACATCATAGCCCTGCCCCTAGAACTAAGGACACTGTCACTGCACGGAAGAGCAATGGCAGTTTCAAAAGCAAAGAACGACCAAAACTGGATAAGGAAACAGCTCCTAAAATCACAGAGCAGACAAATGCAGACATATCAGTCCAATCATGA
- the LOC114188885 gene encoding protein WVD2-like 1 isoform X1: MGREVTGLQVMDKKPNGSVAASNGSLSDRMRVSPKIAAMVQAMDHDIKESTEANPFGKHHERKDVSSGKSPKLNVVLPEEKKSEKPEIQKVDDNKELSSPVVDKELPSPSAPPSAPQPSDQVTEKHVTHAPAADTEAAATGLSLSPIANNIPSPNSSKNSQPSSPFSPRKSLHYDDKKHLDDEDNWSVTSSSVASARNAKCKVTVGSAPNFRCSDRAEKRREFYMKLEEKHRALEEEKSQYEARKKEEDDAAIKQLRKNLVIKAKPVPSFYYDGPPPRTELKKLPLTRPKSPKLSRRKSCGDAANVSTTTTQICTVGRRSVDMNTKHHSPAPRTKDTVTARKSNGSFKSKERPKLDKETAPKITEQTNADISVQS; the protein is encoded by the exons ATGGGAAGGGAAGTTACTGGCTTACAGGTTATGGACAAGAAGCCGAATGGTTCCGTAGCAGCTTCAAATGGTAGTTTAAGTGATAGAATGCGTGTTTCTCCCAAAATTGCAGCAATGGTTCAAGCAATGGATCATGATATAAAGGAATCTACGGAAGCTAATCCTTTCGGGAAACATCACGAGAGGAAAGATGTTTCAAGTGGCAAAAGCCCAAAATTAAATGTTGTCTTGCCAGAAGAGAAGAAGAGTGAGAAACCTGAAATACAGAAGGTGGATGATAATAAAGAGTTGAGTTCTCCTGTTGTGGATAAAGAGCTTCCAAGCCCCTCTGCTCCCCCCTCTGCTCCACAACCCTCTGATCAGGTAACTGAAAAGCATGTCACTCATGCACCTGCTGCCGATACTGAAGCTGCTGCAACTGGTCTGAGCTTGTCTCCTATAGCTAACAACATTCCTTCCCCTAATTCCTCTAAGAATTCACAG CCAAGCTCACCTTTTTCACCAAGGAAGTCCTTGCATTATGATGATAAGAAGCACCTCGATGATGAAGATAATTGGTCTGTTACCTCCTC TAGCGTTGCATCTGCACGCAATGCCAAATGTAAGGTAACTGTTGGTTCAGCTCCTAACTTTAGATGCTCGGACCGTGCAGAGAAACGGAGAGAG TTTTATATGAAGTTAGAGGAGAAGCATCGAgctcttgaagaagaaaaaagccAGTATGAGGCAAGGAAAAAG GAAGAGGATGATGCTGCCATTAAACAGTTGAGAAAGAACCTAGTCATTAAGGCAAAACCAGTACCAAGCTTCTACTATGATGGGCCACCCCCCAGGACTGAACTCAAGAAG CTTCCACTGACCCGCCCCAAGTCACCAAAACTGTCCCGGAGAAAGAGCTGTGGTGATGCTGCCAATGTATCTACTACTACTACACAAATTTGTACTGTAGGACGACGCAGTGTCGACATGAACACGAAACATCATAGCCCTGCCCCTAGAACTAAGGACACTGTCACTGCACGGAAGAGCAATGGCAGTTTCAAAAGCAAAGAACGACCAAAACTGGATAAGGAAACAGCTCCTAAAATCACAGAGCAGACAAATGCAGACATATCAGTCCAATCATGA
- the LOC114188823 gene encoding uncharacterized protein At2g34160-like translates to MPTVAAPPVPQIQNTNDHEIESPKKNRIQVSNTKKPLFFYVNLAKRYIQQRDEVVLSALGMAITTVVTIAEILKNNGFATEKKVSTSSVSMKDENKGRLVQKAKIEIVLEKSEKFDNLMAPTTNTESKTGANESNKK, encoded by the exons ATGCCCACTGTTGCTGCTCcccctgtacctcaaattcaaaACACCAATGACCATGAAATTGAATCTCCCAAGAAGAACAGAATCCAGGTTTCCAACACCAAGAAACCCCTCTTCTTTTACGTCAATCTTGCAAAG AGGTACATACAGCAGCGCGATGAGGTTGTGCTTTCTGCTCTTGGAATGG CTATAACTACAGTTGTTACGATTGCCGAGATTTTGAAGAACAATGGATTTGCTACTGAGAAGA AAGTTTCTACATCTTCTGTTAGCATGAAGGATGAGAACAAAGGTCGACTGGTACAGAAGGCTAAGATTGAAATTGTTCTAGAGAAATCCGAGAAGTTTGACAATCTTATGGCTCCTACGACGAACACTGAATCAAAAACAGGTGCGAATGAAAGCAACAAGAAATGA